Proteins from a single region of Murdochiella vaginalis:
- a CDS encoding Fic family protein encodes MRSFDYSRLYDKAWDTDILNLVAKIHERKGRQDLFIRQKPVELDRLVEIAKIRSTEASNKIEGIVTTSTRMKQLFEEKTTPRNRAEDEIMGYRDVLNTIHESNAYIPIRPSYILELHRDLLKRAGFSYGGQFKNVQNYINETKPDGTVVTRFTPIAPYDTPDAVENLCNAYEQAVANEKIDSLLLIPTFICDFLCIHPFNDGNGRMSRLLTLLLLYKNGYRVGKYISIEQQIEKTKDRYYDTLEKSDAGWHEERNDPTPFIRYMLQVILACYTEFEERVGLMAERGNGSTAYDIVKKYTEEKIGKFRGADIVAHCPSVGRSSALAALKKLTEEGRIIRKGSGRSTFYVRADSNGE; translated from the coding sequence ATGAGATCGTTTGATTACAGCAGGCTCTATGACAAGGCCTGGGATACCGATATTCTAAATCTCGTTGCAAAGATTCACGAGCGCAAAGGAAGACAGGATTTATTTATCCGTCAAAAGCCTGTGGAGTTGGATCGTTTGGTTGAAATCGCAAAGATACGGAGTACAGAAGCATCAAATAAAATTGAAGGAATTGTTACAACAAGCACTCGTATGAAACAGCTTTTTGAGGAGAAAACTACTCCTAGGAACCGAGCGGAAGATGAAATCATGGGTTATAGAGATGTGCTGAATACCATTCATGAGAGTAATGCGTACATTCCGATTCGTCCGTCGTACATCCTTGAGCTTCATAGGGATCTTCTGAAAAGGGCAGGATTCTCATACGGCGGTCAGTTTAAGAACGTTCAGAACTATATCAATGAGACAAAGCCGGATGGAACGGTGGTCACAAGGTTTACGCCGATTGCGCCTTATGACACACCGGATGCGGTGGAGAATCTATGCAATGCCTATGAACAGGCCGTTGCAAATGAAAAAATAGATTCATTATTACTAATTCCGACTTTTATCTGTGACTTCCTCTGCATCCATCCGTTTAATGATGGCAATGGCAGAATGAGTAGGCTGCTTACCTTGCTTCTCTTGTACAAGAATGGATATCGTGTGGGAAAATACATAAGCATTGAACAGCAGATAGAGAAAACAAAGGATCGTTATTACGATACGCTTGAAAAATCCGATGCCGGATGGCATGAAGAGCGGAATGATCCGACGCCATTTATCCGATATATGCTGCAGGTAATTTTGGCATGTTATACAGAATTTGAAGAGCGTGTCGGATTAATGGCTGAAAGAGGAAACGGCAGTACGGCATACGACATTGTCAAAAAATATACCGAGGAAAAAATCGGAAAGTTTAGAGGAGCAGATATTGTAGCGCACTGTCCAAGTGTAGGAAGGTCTTCTGCGCTGGCAGCATTGAAAAAGCTAACCGAGGAAGGACGTATCATCCGAAAAGGTTCGGGCAGAAGCACATTTTATGTTCGTGCGGATAGTAACGGAGAATAG
- a CDS encoding DNA alkylation repair protein: MHIIEELFALQDVAYAAFQAKLTPNIPRERFIGVRVPEARKLAKRLAQEPEASIFLSDLPHTYYDENILHSLLLSEMTDYDACVEAVDAFLPYVDNWAVCDILSPKIFKQHKTALLEKIKEWSASEKTYTCRFGLEMLLSHFLDEDFKPAYLEIPASVHLEEYYVRMMIAWFFATALAKQWDATIEYLEDRRLDTWTHNKTIQKARESRRITPKQKEYLKTLKR; encoded by the coding sequence GTGCATATCATAGAAGAATTATTTGCCTTGCAGGATGTTGCCTATGCTGCTTTTCAGGCGAAATTGACGCCGAATATTCCAAGAGAGCGGTTTATAGGAGTCCGAGTTCCAGAGGCCAGAAAGCTTGCAAAAAGGCTTGCCCAGGAACCGGAAGCCTCGATATTTTTGAGCGATTTGCCGCATACATACTATGACGAAAATATTCTCCACAGCCTCCTCCTTTCGGAAATGACGGACTATGATGCCTGTGTTGAAGCGGTTGATGCATTTTTGCCATACGTAGACAATTGGGCGGTTTGCGATATCCTGTCTCCTAAAATTTTCAAGCAGCATAAAACAGCGCTTTTGGAAAAAATCAAAGAGTGGTCCGCATCGGAAAAGACATATACTTGCCGTTTTGGACTTGAGATGTTGCTGTCTCACTTTCTGGACGAAGATTTTAAGCCTGCCTATCTGGAAATACCCGCTTCGGTTCATCTTGAAGAGTACTATGTTCGCATGATGATTGCGTGGTTCTTTGCCACCGCTTTGGCAAAGCAATGGGATGCGACCATAGAATATTTGGAAGATCGTCGCCTTGACACATGGACGCACAATAAGACAATACAGAAAGCTCGGGAAAGCAGGCGCATTACCCCGAAACAGAAAGAGTATTTGAAGACGTTGAAACGATAA
- a CDS encoding isoprenylcysteine carboxylmethyltransferase family protein — protein MKKYDHLPIFGVGPVYVVSILLPTLGAVLLRDHPVLESGRLTSLQTLLMSIGALFIILSAFIWIQAVIVSKLDENIKRNRLVTSGVYAWVRHPVYSAFMLLCTGILLMVGNAWFFILPFLYWGLLTVLMKHTEEKWLKDRYGNAYQEYCRRVNRCWPWMPKKQNRTGE, from the coding sequence ATGAAAAAATATGACCATTTACCAATTTTCGGCGTAGGGCCTGTGTATGTTGTTTCCATTTTATTGCCGACGCTTGGGGCGGTGCTTTTAAGGGATCATCCTGTATTGGAATCAGGGAGGCTGACTTCTCTGCAAACACTGCTCATGAGCATTGGTGCGCTTTTCATCATTTTGTCTGCATTCATATGGATACAGGCGGTTATCGTCTCGAAACTGGATGAAAATATTAAAAGGAATCGCCTCGTGACATCGGGGGTGTATGCCTGGGTCAGGCATCCGGTTTATTCCGCTTTTATGCTTCTTTGCACAGGAATTCTTCTCATGGTTGGCAATGCCTGGTTTTTCATTCTTCCTTTTCTTTACTGGGGGCTCCTGACGGTGCTTATGAAGCATACCGAGGAAAAATGGCTGAAGGATCGGTATGGCAACGCCTATCAGGAGTATTGCAGGCGCGTTAACCGTTGTTGGCCGTGGATGCCGAAAAAGCAGAATAGAACCGGAGAATAG
- a CDS encoding alpha/beta hydrolase — MGHRVLTYQKNENPAKGAVLYLFGGGMITGPDQLDFSLSERIMEKTGKDVWFLFYPLCTADQNIKKTYEVCLETYKKMTKTYEADKIGALGFSSGACLALGIFLHNNALGRPLPMPGRIFAVSPGGLPNKNSAESKELWEKIEALNSKDILLDPAYFHTAREILVGNEDVPEYMLDGTCGDFSDFPKTYFYYGENECLYAFAEYFEKAMDKYDAPHERIVGEGMCHCYPLLRFFREGREAQDEMIALLQF, encoded by the coding sequence ATGGGACATAGGGTTCTGACGTATCAAAAAAATGAAAATCCGGCAAAAGGAGCGGTGCTGTATCTTTTTGGCGGAGGCATGATTACGGGACCGGATCAATTGGATTTTTCTCTTTCCGAAAGAATAATGGAAAAAACAGGAAAAGATGTGTGGTTCCTATTTTATCCCCTTTGTACAGCAGATCAGAATATAAAGAAGACGTATGAAGTTTGCTTGGAAACGTATAAAAAGATGACAAAAACATATGAGGCGGACAAGATAGGAGCATTGGGCTTCTCCTCAGGAGCATGCTTGGCTCTTGGAATTTTTTTACATAACAATGCCTTAGGCCGGCCTTTACCCATGCCCGGCAGGATCTTTGCGGTTTCTCCGGGCGGACTTCCCAATAAGAATTCTGCTGAAAGTAAAGAGCTTTGGGAAAAGATAGAAGCCCTCAACTCAAAAGATATCCTGCTTGATCCGGCTTACTTCCATACCGCCAGGGAAATCCTAGTGGGCAATGAAGATGTGCCCGAATATATGCTGGATGGGACATGCGGAGACTTTTCGGATTTTCCAAAGACCTATTTTTATTACGGTGAAAATGAATGTCTATATGCTTTTGCGGAGTATTTTGAAAAAGCGATGGATAAATACGATGCTCCACATGAGAGGATTGTAGGCGAGGGGATGTGTCACTGCTATCCGTTGCTGCGCTTCTTTAGAGAAGGCAGAGAGGCACAGGATGAAATGATTGCATTGTTGCAATTCTAA
- a CDS encoding ABC transporter permease, whose protein sequence is MSYPDEVQKRIREIEEYRGKYRETSKFAIWIANFLIFTVLFFALGIRIRQPNFLHNFMSLLFLGETLNAFDLIVIDLLWWRNTKRIRLLKIPQKELYQNPQKHMQAFLRALVLYFLVALLDGYLLTLF, encoded by the coding sequence ATGTCCTATCCGGATGAAGTGCAAAAGCGAATCCGAGAGATCGAAGAATACCGAGGAAAATATAGGGAAACAAGCAAATTTGCCATATGGATAGCCAATTTTCTAATCTTCACCGTTTTGTTTTTCGCTTTAGGAATCAGAATCCGTCAGCCGAACTTTCTGCATAACTTTATGAGCTTGCTCTTTTTAGGTGAAACGTTAAATGCCTTTGACCTTATCGTTATTGATCTCTTATGGTGGAGAAACACCAAGCGGATTCGACTATTAAAAATACCGCAAAAGGAACTCTACCAAAATCCCCAAAAGCACATGCAAGCTTTTCTAAGAGCGCTGGTTCTGTATTTTCTTGTCGCGCTGCTGGACGGATATCTTTTAACTCTGTTTTGA
- a CDS encoding DUF438 domain-containing protein: protein MAKKLDLNKSVFILTEEYPELIDIMAELGFTEITKKAMRHSIGKMVTIPKGAKMKNIPMTKIVTTLMEHGFELVGERPEIPFAVSAETEEIEASHSPEDRTEQLKAYLKRLGEGEDLEEVRADFVRAFREVDASEIMQAEQELLAEGTPLSEVQRLCDVHSALFHGATVEERIANAEKEVEASLVRKKIRDKSAPVQNGTDKQGLAAVMGEKIGHPLYTLTKENNALSQLLAKFKKKRDGSLLPSIRELSIHYAKKGDLLYPLLKVKYGISGPSDVMWTVDDEIRDELGVLAREKEHDEEWNVRLDAVLVRAEEMIYKEQNILFPICAAHFTEEEWYGIYRDSKDYAACFGVEKETWEEAENAGTMASVATEDEIVMPGGHLTMEQLTALLNTIPMEITFVDADNINRFFNEGPKVFKRPVMAIDREVFSCHPPKIEPMVRQIIDDFRNNRRDEVSVWMKKGGRTMLVQYLAVRDAAGKYIGTVELVQDMEFAKTHFLGEKE from the coding sequence ATGGCAAAGAAACTGGATTTGAATAAAAGTGTTTTTATACTGACAGAGGAATACCCGGAACTGATTGATATTATGGCTGAGCTCGGCTTTACCGAGATCACGAAAAAGGCCATGCGGCATTCGATTGGCAAGATGGTGACCATTCCAAAGGGCGCCAAGATGAAGAACATTCCTATGACGAAAATCGTAACGACCTTGATGGAGCATGGTTTTGAACTTGTCGGTGAGAGGCCGGAGATACCCTTTGCAGTATCGGCTGAAACGGAAGAAATAGAAGCGAGCCATTCTCCCGAGGACAGAACGGAACAACTCAAAGCCTATTTGAAAAGGCTGGGGGAAGGGGAAGATCTGGAAGAGGTAAGGGCAGACTTTGTCCGTGCATTCCGCGAAGTCGACGCTTCCGAGATCATGCAGGCGGAGCAGGAGTTGCTGGCGGAGGGCACACCACTTTCCGAGGTGCAGCGCCTTTGCGACGTCCATTCGGCGCTTTTCCATGGCGCAACGGTAGAGGAGAGAATCGCCAATGCCGAAAAAGAAGTGGAAGCCTCATTAGTAAGAAAGAAGATTCGGGACAAGAGTGCCCCTGTGCAAAATGGCACCGATAAACAAGGGCTCGCTGCCGTGATGGGAGAAAAAATCGGGCATCCCTTGTACACACTGACGAAGGAAAACAATGCGCTTTCCCAGTTGCTTGCAAAATTTAAGAAAAAGCGTGATGGCTCTCTTCTTCCCTCCATTCGGGAACTTTCCATCCACTATGCAAAGAAGGGCGATCTGCTGTATCCTCTGCTTAAGGTAAAGTATGGCATATCCGGCCCCTCCGATGTGATGTGGACGGTGGACGATGAAATCCGTGACGAGCTGGGCGTACTTGCGAGAGAAAAAGAGCATGACGAAGAATGGAATGTCCGGCTGGACGCCGTACTGGTTCGCGCAGAGGAGATGATTTATAAAGAACAGAACATTTTGTTTCCCATTTGTGCAGCGCATTTTACGGAAGAAGAATGGTACGGTATTTATCGGGATTCCAAGGATTATGCGGCCTGCTTTGGTGTAGAAAAGGAAACATGGGAAGAGGCTGAAAACGCAGGAACGATGGCATCGGTCGCTACAGAGGATGAGATCGTTATGCCGGGCGGACACCTGACCATGGAACAACTTACTGCACTTTTGAACACGATCCCGATGGAGATTACTTTTGTCGATGCCGACAACATCAATCGCTTTTTCAACGAAGGGCCGAAGGTATTCAAGCGTCCCGTTATGGCGATTGACCGCGAGGTGTTTTCCTGCCATCCGCCGAAGATTGAACCGATGGTACGACAGATTATTGATGATTTCCGAAATAACCGCCGCGATGAGGTTTCGGTTTGGATGAAGAAGGGCGGACGAACCATGCTCGTCCAATATTTGGCGGTAAGGGATGCTGCCGGCAAGTATATAGGCACGGTTGAGCTTGTGCAGGATATGGAATTTGCCAAGACCCATTTTCTTGGAGAAAAGGAATAA
- a CDS encoding DUF488 domain-containing protein — protein MNKLQCKRIYEPANETDGFRILVDRLWPRGIKKEKAHINLWAKEIAPSNELRKWFSHDPVKFDAFKKRYRQELTSNPASQKLSNLCLRKIKDQNITLLYAAKNEQYNQAIVIKEWLEEQLPD, from the coding sequence ATGAATAAATTACAATGCAAGCGGATTTATGAGCCGGCCAACGAAACGGACGGTTTCCGTATTCTTGTGGATAGACTATGGCCGCGGGGCATCAAAAAAGAAAAAGCCCATATTAATTTATGGGCTAAGGAAATTGCCCCTTCAAACGAACTTCGGAAATGGTTCTCTCATGATCCGGTAAAATTCGATGCGTTTAAAAAAAGATACAGACAGGAATTGACCAGTAATCCGGCATCACAAAAATTAAGCAATCTCTGTCTACGAAAGATAAAAGATCAAAACATAACCCTTCTTTATGCCGCAAAAAACGAACAATACAATCAAGCCATCGTAATAAAAGAATGGTTAGAAGAACAGCTCCCGGATTAA
- a CDS encoding Crp/Fnr family transcriptional regulator: MNTFFLTTTQLFYGISESEINELLLCLGANERKFQKEEIIFRAGLPVNEIGLVESGSVNIVVNFYWGNCNIFAHVGAGQVFAENYAAIPGKELLCEVVACEETQVLFLNMQNILTTCSRACAFHTRLIKNMLRISAQKNLNLSARMMHTASHSLRQRLLSYLSEQALENGTPHFTIPFNRQQLADYLAVNRSSMSKELSKMQEEGLLTYHKNRFTLKEPRLYE; encoded by the coding sequence ATGAATACTTTTTTTCTGACCACGACACAACTTTTTTATGGCATCAGTGAAAGCGAAATCAATGAGCTGCTCCTCTGTCTGGGAGCAAATGAGCGTAAATTTCAAAAGGAAGAGATCATCTTCCGGGCAGGATTACCCGTCAACGAGATCGGGCTTGTGGAATCCGGTAGCGTCAATATCGTCGTTAATTTCTACTGGGGAAATTGCAATATTTTTGCCCATGTTGGAGCAGGACAGGTGTTTGCAGAAAATTATGCCGCCATTCCCGGAAAAGAGCTCCTCTGTGAGGTCGTTGCCTGCGAAGAAACCCAAGTGCTTTTTTTAAATATGCAGAATATACTGACTACCTGCTCTCGCGCTTGTGCCTTCCATACCCGCCTCATAAAGAATATGCTTCGGATTTCCGCGCAGAAAAACCTGAATTTATCAGCTCGCATGATGCACACCGCTTCTCATTCTCTGCGGCAAAGGCTACTATCCTACTTGTCCGAGCAAGCACTGGAAAATGGAACACCACACTTTACCATCCCGTTTAATCGCCAGCAACTTGCGGACTACCTCGCTGTCAATCGCAGTTCTATGTCGAAAGAGCTGTCCAAAATGCAGGAGGAGGGACTACTGACTTATCATAAAAATAGATTTACATTGAAGGAGCCTCGCCTTTATGAATAA
- a CDS encoding cupin domain-containing protein gives MNERIKAGEVFKLVDLVPYAEGKVVKMDVSHNDKMKCILMAFDEGTGLPEHTAPGEALLFALDGEAMISYEGKDHPIKAGENFHFAKAALHAVKATKKFKMALLLMFE, from the coding sequence ATGAACGAAAGAATCAAAGCAGGCGAAGTTTTCAAATTGGTCGATCTTGTACCGTATGCGGAAGGAAAGGTCGTCAAAATGGATGTGTCGCACAATGACAAGATGAAGTGTATCCTTATGGCCTTTGATGAAGGCACGGGACTTCCCGAGCACACTGCTCCTGGCGAGGCACTGCTATTTGCCTTGGACGGCGAAGCGATGATTTCATACGAGGGAAAAGATCATCCGATCAAGGCAGGCGAAAATTTCCACTTTGCAAAAGCCGCTCTGCACGCGGTTAAAGCAACGAAGAAGTTTAAGATGGCGCTTCTTCTTATGTTTGAATAG
- a CDS encoding NUDIX hydrolase has product MEQDCAIRNEKKAFRYRAAAIIVEDNCVLFAGNEVDDYFYSVGGAVHMGETAEEAVKREVLEETGVSYEVDHLALIHENFFIGSSGLKGVEFHELAFYYWMKPMGKRVFMSQSRTMSGVKETMYWIPIDELDKVHAYPSFMKEFLQTPHTGVAHIITDERV; this is encoded by the coding sequence ATGGAACAAGATTGTGCTATTAGAAATGAAAAAAAGGCCTTTCGATATCGAGCAGCCGCCATTATCGTCGAAGACAATTGCGTGTTGTTTGCAGGAAATGAAGTAGATGATTATTTCTATTCTGTAGGGGGAGCCGTCCACATGGGAGAGACGGCCGAAGAAGCGGTGAAAAGAGAAGTTTTGGAAGAGACGGGCGTTTCCTATGAAGTGGATCATCTGGCGTTGATCCATGAGAATTTTTTCATTGGCAGTTCCGGCTTGAAAGGCGTCGAGTTCCATGAGCTTGCCTTTTATTATTGGATGAAACCAATGGGCAAAAGAGTGTTTATGAGTCAAAGCCGTACCATGTCCGGGGTGAAAGAGACGATGTATTGGATACCAATTGATGAACTGGATAAAGTTCATGCGTATCCATCGTTCATGAAAGAATTTCTTCAAACACCGCATACAGGTGTTGCACATATTATTACGGATGAAAGGGTGTAA
- a CDS encoding nucleoside phosphorylase, with amino-acid sequence MIIDSYDKDTEAVISLKDFYGEKKKGIEKCLITFSKSILDYMLEQFACQEIGKVNSCNGAMPIYKSEYKGQEFAFYLSRIGSAPASSQCVEVNWLTGANQFIMFGSCGSLDREKTFGKYIIPTEAYRGEGASYYHAAPSDYLTIRNHDKVEAFFKKVKAPYTKGKVWTTDVMLRETRGLVAKRKSEGCIAVEMELAGVQAACDFYGFELYPFLEPGDVLNESSYEVEGLPRANHDMQKLYLALQLLLEI; translated from the coding sequence ATGATAATCGATAGCTACGATAAAGATACCGAGGCGGTTATAAGCCTAAAAGATTTCTACGGCGAAAAGAAAAAGGGAATCGAAAAATGTTTGATCACATTTTCAAAAAGCATACTGGACTATATGCTTGAACAGTTTGCATGCCAAGAAATCGGGAAGGTAAACTCTTGCAATGGCGCAATGCCGATATATAAAAGCGAATATAAAGGGCAAGAATTTGCCTTCTACTTATCGAGGATAGGATCCGCTCCGGCGTCTTCGCAATGTGTAGAAGTGAACTGGCTTACCGGTGCCAATCAATTTATTATGTTCGGCTCCTGCGGAAGTTTAGACAGGGAAAAGACTTTTGGAAAGTATATCATTCCGACTGAGGCCTATAGAGGTGAGGGGGCTTCTTATTATCATGCGGCTCCTTCCGACTATCTGACCATCCGTAACCACGATAAAGTGGAAGCGTTTTTTAAGAAAGTAAAAGCTCCCTATACGAAAGGCAAAGTCTGGACGACGGATGTGATGCTTCGGGAGACGCGCGGGCTTGTCGCAAAACGAAAGTCGGAGGGATGCATCGCCGTGGAGATGGAGCTTGCCGGGGTACAGGCGGCCTGTGATTTTTATGGATTTGAACTGTATCCTTTTCTCGAACCCGGAGATGTCTTAAATGAGAGTTCTTATGAAGTGGAGGGGCTTCCTCGTGCCAACCATGATATGCAAAAGCTCTATTTGGCGTTACAACTACTATTAGAGATATAA
- a CDS encoding ABC transporter permease — protein MHFFELLKIEFLKVKRSKILPLLFVAPLLVIVSGVASLHRYFTPEYTNAWAAMFIQSALLYSYYLLPLSMIVICVMLAGREAENNGMLKMLALPISRHSLSAAKFCVLVSYLLMEIIVFLVVFVIAGLFAAASSGIIEPLPVLYVLKWCCALFFTMIPSLTIMWAITVLSDKAFVTIGLNILLVLPSILMANTPLWFAYPYCYSGYLVTCSLHAFTTTGIHNSFSLVPFLPCAVLLFLFVFWISITSFGKKEMR, from the coding sequence ATGCACTTTTTTGAACTGTTGAAAATCGAATTTTTGAAAGTCAAGAGAAGTAAAATACTGCCTTTGCTTTTTGTTGCCCCTCTGCTTGTGATCGTGTCGGGCGTGGCAAGTCTTCACAGGTACTTTACTCCGGAATATACCAACGCATGGGCGGCTATGTTTATTCAAAGTGCCCTACTCTATTCGTATTATCTGCTTCCGCTCAGCATGATTGTCATTTGCGTGATGCTTGCAGGACGGGAAGCCGAGAATAATGGGATGCTAAAGATGTTGGCATTGCCAATTAGCCGACATTCGCTTTCTGCCGCCAAATTTTGTGTGCTGGTATCATATCTACTTATGGAGATCATCGTATTTCTTGTCGTCTTTGTGATAGCCGGACTTTTTGCAGCCGCCAGCTCAGGAATTATCGAGCCTCTTCCAGTGCTGTATGTACTGAAATGGTGTTGTGCGCTCTTTTTTACCATGATTCCGAGCCTAACGATCATGTGGGCGATTACGGTTCTTTCTGATAAGGCCTTCGTGACCATCGGGTTGAATATCCTTCTTGTCCTTCCCAGCATCTTAATGGCCAATACGCCGCTTTGGTTCGCCTATCCGTATTGTTACAGTGGTTACTTGGTTACTTGCTCTTTGCATGCTTTTACGACAACGGGAATTCACAACAGCTTTTCCCTTGTTCCGTTTTTGCCGTGTGCTGTTCTCCTTTTTCTATTCGTATTTTGGATTTCCATAACCTCTTTTGGAAAAAAGGAAATGCGTTGA